The Nicotiana tabacum cultivar K326 unplaced genomic scaffold, ASM71507v2 Un00046, whole genome shotgun sequence sequence tttttctttgtgtcCAGCCCCCAAGATTTTTAAAAGTCCCCCCTAATTCTGCCCAAACTCCCCTTATTTATGTCAAAAAACAGACCACTTTAAACAATTAATCAAATAAAGAAGAGGTCTCATCTTCTTGAGCCCCGTAATCCCACTACTACatgtcttttccttatttaatttccttattgccccactaccgcatgctttgtcccccactatattaaacaatgtattaattccccaccattatgtcttgtcccccactacatattattttatgcattattttactatattagcgcttagtggacagaacactcagattaaataattgttcaaattttcaattccaaaaatacccatctgaaattactgaaattaccattttacccctggaaatactgcaatttaccattctactcccatcagttataaccaattcacctaatcaatctaaccaaaatacagcagctataaccaatttctaatcaaatttcgtCAACAAATTTGGGCTAGAAACTCAATAttttttgactgaacaatatttttaacaacaaacatactttcagattcaataacagtgacaaattgaacataacaaacaagtagattcaaatcactaaactcaataatcaattgaactttaaattaaatctaacaacatcataaccaagatgaatgattcatactaaatcaaaaaaaaaaccaacacataaacactcacattaaattacttgatgaaaaactaacgaacttcaaacaaaaatgaacatgaattatcTTTAATACAAACAAAGACGTGGGTTCGaattcaaaccaacccatcggaacacaaacacaatcatagaaagaagaaaaggagcggAAGGTGAATTTACTGaacgaaaactaaaagaaaagagaacggaAACCTACTAGTTTGAAGTCCGGGTTCGAACGGAAACTCGACAAACTGAACAAACATCACCGTGTTCAAAccattttcatttttgatgtagTGACGATCGAGTTCACTGGTTTGAGGTTGTTCATGGATGAAATCTGCTGTCTTTTTATCACCAAAGATTGTGCTGGAACCTGGATCAGTCTCTAACAAGTTTTACCACAACATCGACTTCCCAAAAGGCCACATTGCTATCAAAAATTTTGATGCTGAAGTAGTTGATGAGGTAGGGAATTCTGTACCCCTTCATGAGACATATCTTCATCACTGGGTTGTTGTAAGATATTATCAACGAAAAGGTGTGGAAGTGGCAAAGTACCACGACAATCTGGGGTTCCACCAATCAGATTTTATTGTTAAGAGAAACTCAGGGATATGCAATGGGGGTCTTACTcaatattttggacttgggtcaGAGACCCGAAAGACAATAACGTATGTTCCAGATCCTTATGGTATAGAGGTCGGCAATCCAGTTGAAGTACCTCCGGGATACGAGCAGGGATGGTTGCTCAATGTACATGCAATTGATACACGAGGTGCCGAAGATAGATTGGGATGCACTGAGTGCAGATGTGATCTTTATAACGTTACCAAGGACGAGTATGACCGAAATATAGTGCCAGATTATGTCGGAGGCTTGAGATGTTGCTGCTCGCTGCTTCTTGACGGAAATGGAGGTGGTTGTTTGCAGGATCGTCGGCGGGTGGTTTGGGTGGAAGATAAGGTGAAGCAGATGCAGAAAGGGTGGTCGCCGTGGTTGAGCTaggaacgaagaagaagaaggagcagcaGCCATGACAGTTTGGGTGGACGACGAGTGATGGACTGCTGGTCGTCATGGTGGTTCGTTGACTTGGGTGGTCGACTGAAGGAGCTGCTGGTCGTCATGGTTGAAGACGGACGACGGGGCAGTAGCTGccatggagaagaagaagaagcagtatCGATGGTGGTTTGGGTAGACGACGAGGAGGGGTGTTGTTCGTCGATGAAGACGAAACTTGGGCAGCAGCTGGTCGTGAGGAGGAGGCTGGAACTGGAGCTTGGGGTCAGCCATGGGAGCTTGGGACGAGGGGAAGGGGGgtggtttggagaagaagaagaagagaggggggggGTAGCTTTAGGTTAGggtttttaaaaaatgaaaaatgaaaaaatggaaaaaggggGGTTGGGATTAGcttgggttatggggcggactgggtcgggtcgacccggtggggttatttggtttgggcctggttgatttaaattaaaaggtggcccaatccgattttctttatatttttattgcttcttttttcttcttttattttttcttaaactaaaactaaattctaaaaatcctaaattatcatatagaactaaattaatttataaaagtgcaaattaactctcaataacaattaacacacaattaaatagtaattacaataaaatcacacaatttggacattaaatgctaaaaatgcatcgtacattatttttatgattttttgtttttgtagaAACAAACTTAATtcctcctaattgtagaattaaatcctaaatgcaaatgcgacatatttttgtattttttattaatttaacaaataaacatgcatagacaaatacaaataattatcaaaaaataccacaaaatcctcaaaattgcacacaaaaggaaaattatttttattttgaatttttgggagtaattctcatattgggcaaaaatcacgtgcttacaatacttCCTACAGACGtagagagagtgcagagattAGTTACGGGGTTACACCCTAGTATTTGAGCTAGCATGGCCTGGGAGGTTGAGATGGGGCTGAGTATCAACTAgtggtggagattgctcggaAGATTGAGGGTTACCGCCAGAGGTGTAGAGAGAAGTTGTAGAAGGACAAGAGGACCCGATTCTCTGGAGGGTTTAGAGGTGCCCCAgttaggggcagaggtcagtttgggaagGGTCAGCCCAGCAACCCCCCATATTCAtcaccaccacctcctcctcgAGATGCTCCAGTGAGGCCTTATTTCAGTGTGATgccggagagttcttaccgcccgccagctattcagggttcctccgaTGGGTATTCTGGccatcagggttcttccagtgcctACTTCAGTACTATGCCAaagagttcataccgcccaccagccatttagggttcttctagtgggtattcaggccatcaggttCAGGCTTCAGGACAACAGTCTATGGCACAAcggggttgttacgagtgtggggatctaggtcacatgaagagattttgtccaagacttcggggcaaggcagtacagtagGGTCATCAGCCTATGATTGCAGCACCGGTCGTCCGGCCGCCCAGAGGCAGAGGGCAGGCAAGTAGAGGCCGTCCTAGTGGTGGAGGccaggaagggggggggggggggtagtgaGCCATTTCTTAGCCAGGAAGAGTCCAGCCAGCgttccagctagattctatgttTTTCCGGCCAGActagatgcagtggcctcagatgccgtgatcacatgtattatttttgtctgcggtagggatgcttcgatattgtttgatacagggtctacatattcatatgtgtcatctttgtttgctcatttcctggatattctCATGAGTCTTTAAGTACTGATCAAGTCCAACCCTACACTGCTACGAAGTGGCAAGAGTGGGGGATGTAACTTTTActcgagaaggtcgggatcgaatccacagggagctagaattgGGAATtagattcctatctaaactagtagTGCGTAGTGAttttaattacacttccaatcataattatttttttgttacttctaatttatgctaatgatatgctaaattaaactaagagtaaatgcttgtaaggttttctaaatggttAACGAGGCACTAGGGAAATGACTTTCTCGTAGGTGAATACTTGACAGGATCTAAAGCCTAAGACAAAGATGTTATGTTGGGGATcgcgatatagccaatgcacggatctactcactctatacctctcggtaacTTGAGTGACTTTACCCTAattaactttctcaagaccaattgggtgtcaaaattgtgcaagcaatataggttcaagtcgggtattactatctctaggctTACCCCTTTAATTGAggttatcaatctcttgattacaccccaattccttgttggactgaatttcctagactcaagatctctttctcaagaagagcccaagttaaataggcacaaattaatgtttgcaaccactaattcaacatggaaaacacaaatcagtccaaatatcaactaccataaacatctaagccttaaaacaaaagacccatcaaatacctacactagggttgagccacaaccttagctaatgggtctagctactcataataatggaagaaaatagataaatagatgaagaataacccatatgatttgattacaaactaagataatgaagattcagtgttaaactagctacaaattactcaaaatagcttaATACAACCGTTCACGTTCTCTGGAATCTAACcgatgacctaaaaatgtgaaaataaagtatttatacaaggccgaattttttggacaaaaatacccctgacggaggtatcgcggaccgcaagaaatgaaCTGCGGCCACGATGAGGCTTTTTGGCTTCAAGTTCTTGGTCTCTGAATCTGTCCACCGCAGACCACATAAAATGCTCCGTGGCCGCGGTGGCTTCACTATGGTCCACACAAAATGCTCCGTGGATCGTGCTGGTTCCAATTGTCCAAGCTCCAAGGTCTCTAAATCCCCTCtcttcgcggaccgcataaaatggttTGCGGTCGCGAAGAGGCTACTGCGTCCGCGAGAAATCCTCCGTGGACCGCACTGCTTGAAGCCCCCAAAAGTGTACCTCTCTGAACTCTTACACCACGGACTGCACTAAATGGTCTGCGGTCGTGGTGGGTCTATTGCGACTACAATGGATTTTATGCTACAACAATGCCTTGACtggttcttggtacttgtgcatgtttcactcctttttgagctggttttgactacttgtcacctttttgaccaaaccctacaaacaagtacaacatgtaagcctttgggactatttgtatacatttttaatcaaaactcaagtaaaaaagAGTGTAAAAtaaactagaatccctagttatcaactcctccaaacttaaggttttgcttgtcctcaagcaaacaaaatataTCCCACCTCTTTAAGAGTAAAACTAAGAAAATTCAgttgacctaaagtgacctcatctagcaacaattgggactaacaattgccctcaagtcaaatgaatcattaacaacattcaacctTTTAAGTACTATGGTTTTAgcgtgacacaagagcatcaagaattgactcaacacatcaagaaaactctttctattactttggtcattgtggaacccaaactcatactcctcactctcctttaagcaaacctcacttttagattgtaacactcagaacgaggattgtggaaacacactcatctctctcaaagaaaggtcacaagtccggctctaagtaccataagttttccctttatgtgagtcaccactaatgtaagcttcattcaactcaagatcatatagggcttttgtggagatctagtga is a genomic window containing:
- the LOC107824947 gene encoding uncharacterized protein LOC107824947, producing MKSAVFLSPKIVLEPGSVSNKFYHNIDFPKGHIAIKNFDAEVVDEVGNSVPLHETYLHHWVVVRYYQRKGVEVAKYHDNLGFHQSDFIVKRNSGICNGGLTQYFGLGSETRKTITYVPDPYGIEVGNPVEVPPGYEQGWLLNVHAIDTRGAEDRLGCTECRCDLYNVTKDEYDRNIVPDYVGGLRCCCSLLLDGNGGGCLQDRRRVVWVEDKVKQMQKGWSPWLS